One window of Corvus moneduloides isolate bCorMon1 chromosome 13, bCorMon1.pri, whole genome shotgun sequence genomic DNA carries:
- the FBXO22 gene encoding F-box only protein 22, with the protein MESAAKGGFILANLAEVVERVLGFLPTKALLRAACVCRLWRECARRTLRTRQRIAWVSALEPGPAESHALVRALARELEKVHVLPQTVLYIADAETFSGHEECHEQKKARKRNSKETALALEKLLPKRCQVLGLVTPGIVVTPMGSSSNQPQEIEEGEAGFALLFPKIDGVKIHTFHFSKDMKNRVFDESKFAEAGLKNNPDLRVVLLFGYNSWKTGATRFLHQIVNPLNEKSIILAGGQVESFTSLTSENNHAQPGDACGVVGLAFSGPQIQSATVLLDQDVADERTAEAAMQRLKAANIPEHNTIGFMFACVGRGYRHYKTKRNMEADAFRKFFPNVPLFGFFGHGEIGCDRIVTGNFVLRECNDIKDDLLHGYTTVMTLIHLGSTKANQA; encoded by the exons ATGGAATCCGCGGCCAAGGGCGGCTTCATCCTCGCCAACCTCGCCGAGGTGGTGGAGCGCGTCCTCGGCTTCCTGCCCACCAAGGCGCTGCTGCGCGCCGCCTG CGTATGCCGGCTATGGAGGGAGTGCGCACGGCGGACGCTGCGGACGCGGCAGCGAATCGCGTGGGTGTCGGCGCTGGAGCCGGGCCCCGCCGAAAGCCACGCGCTGGTGCGCGCGCTGGCCCGCGAGCTGGAG AAGGTGCACGTGCTGCCCCAGACCGTGCTCTACATAGCTGATGCGGAGACGTTCAGCGGGCACGAGGAGTGTCACGAGCAAAAGAAAG ccagaaaaagaaacagtaaagaaaCAGCACTTGCACTTGAAAAGTTGTTACCAAAGCGATGTCAGGTTCTTGGACTGGTCACCCCAGGGATTGTAG TTACCCCGATGGGTTCGAGTAGCAATCAGCCTCAAGAAATTGAAGAGGGCGAAGCTGGGTTTGCTCTGTTGTTTCCCAAAATTGATGGGGTGAAAATTCATACCTTCCATTTTTCTAAAGACATGAAGAACAGGGTCTTTGATGAAAGTAAATTTGCTGAAGCAG GTCTGAAGAATAACCCAGATCTCCGTGTTGTTCTTCTGTTTGGCTACAACTCCTGGAAGACTGGAGCTACTCGATTTCTTCATCAAATAGTCAATCCATTGAATGAGAAAAGTATCATCCTGGCTGGGGGACAAGTGGAGAGCTTTACATCACTGACCTCTGAGAA TAACCATGCCCAGCCCGGTGATGCCTGCGGTGTGGTTGGGTTGGCTTTCAGCGGTCCGCAGATCCAGAGTGCCACTGTCCTGTTAGACCAGGATGTGGCTGATGAGAGGACAGCAGAAGCAGCTATGCAACGTCTCAAAGCAGCAAACATCCCCGAGCACAACACCATTGGGTTCATGTTTGCGTGTGTTGGCAGAGGATATCGGCattacaaaaccaaaaggaataTGGAAGCAGATGCATTTAGGAAGTTTTTTCCAAACGTACCCCTCTTTGGCTTTTTTGGACATGGGGAAATAGGATGTGATCGAATAGTTACTGGGAATTTCGTATTAAGAGAATGTAATGACATAAAGGATGACCTGCTTCACGGTTATACTACCGTTATGACTCTTATTCACCTTGGTTCAACTAAAGCAAACCAAGCATAA